A single genomic interval of Pyrus communis chromosome 5, drPyrComm1.1, whole genome shotgun sequence harbors:
- the LOC137734990 gene encoding upstream activation factor subunit spp27-like, whose translation MASSSLIRVSRAIMAATRSSSSTGGAALFSSKAATSAVPKPKAKAKPKEAGDSTKPKATLGIMKPTPISPALGSFLGVKESSRAEAVKQIWAHIKLHNLQNPANKREIYCDDKLKGIFEGREKVGFLEIGKLLSRHFVKAE comes from the exons atggCGTCTTCGAGTTTGATTAGGGTTTCCAGGGCTATCATGGCGGCGACCAGATCCTCCAGTTCCACCGGCGGAGCTGCTCTCTTTTCCTCGAAGGCCGCCACCAGTGCTGTTCCGAAGCCAAAGGCGAAGGCTAAGCCCAAGGAAGCAGGTGATTCGACCAAGCCCAAAGCCACCCTCGGGATTATGAAGCCGACTCCGATCTCTCCAGCTCTGGGTAGCTTCCTCGGCGTCAAGGAGTCCTCCCGCGCCGAAGCTGTCAAGCAGATCTGGGCCCACATCAAGCTCCACAATCTGCAG AATCCTGCCAACAAGAGGGAGATTTACTGTGATGACAAGCTAAAGGGGATTTTTGAAGGGAGAGAAAAAGTGGGCTTTCTGGAAATTGGGAAGCTGCTTTCGCGCCACTTTGTGAAGGCTGAATGA
- the LOC137735471 gene encoding chromo domain-containing protein LHP1-like, which translates to MRTKVGRREIWDNNWKEAMPAAGALLVRDAGNNNPDGPFALLHQQQASAAAHEQEHLEEPQATEEADDGDGDGEAEEDGDDEGGGDGDGAAGGDDENRERNKLDDGFYEIEAIRRKRVRKGQLQYLIKWRGWPETANTWEPLDNLQSIADVVEAFEESLRTGKHRKRKRKQGTPLSQPKKRQQRSTDPIYNMTDVEIGIVDKALSSTALNCSKLVDLLPPQQPVGLPCVGENGGNVNNIETTTKVNAENGCLNISQQNGERREENEYDPKLSELKATTFTNVVNLDKLSVPFQEARAPEVNGPTDGLSKVDCTETVQSNRGAKRRKSGSVKRFKQETQVSELGATTNATTRVSVRYGGRVNQSGAENLDYAGGNSSRRNKIDESRNAVRITKIIKPIGYSTSVSNDVQDVLVTFKAMRSDGSEVIVDNKSLKVNHPLLLIDFYEQHLRYNPTF; encoded by the exons ATGAGAACCAAGGTAGGAAGAAGGGAGATTTGGGACAACAATTGGAAGGAGGCAATGCCTGCTGCCGGTGCGCTTCTTGTCCGAGACGCCGGCAACAACAACCCCGACGGCCCTTTTGCTCTTCTTCACCAACAGCAAGCTTCTGCCGCCGCTCATGAGCAAGAGCATCTGGAGGAACCTCAGGCTACCGAAGAAGCTGACGATGGTGACGGAGACGGCGAAGCTGAAGAGGACGGTGATGATGAGGGTGGTGGCGACGGTGACGGTGCGGCTGGTGGTGATGACGAAAATAGAGAGCGTAACAAGCTTGATGACGGCTTCTACGAAATCGAAGCGATTCGCCGGAAAAGGGTTCGGAAG GGTCAGCTCCAGTACCTCATCAAATG GCGCGGTTGGCCAGAGACGGCCAATACATGGGAACCGTTGGATAATCTCCAGTCAATTGCTGATGTTGTTGAAGCCTTTGAAGAAAG CTTGCGTACTGGAAAGCATCGGAAGCGCAAGCGTAAGCAAGGGACTCCTCTTTCTCAACCCAAGAAGAGGCAGCAGCGTTCTACTGATCCTATTTACAATATGACAGATGTGGAAATCGGCATCGTCGATAAAGCTCTATCCTCCACTGCACTCAACTGCTCGAaacttgttgatcttcttccCCCTCAACAGCCTGTGGGTTTACCTTGTGTCGGAGAGAATGGTGGGAATGTCAACAATATTGAAACAACCACAAAAGTTAATGCTGAGAATGGGTGTTTAAATATTTCCCAACAAAATGGTGAAAGGAGAGAGGAAAATGAGTATGATCCAAAGCTTAGTGAGCTCAAAGCAACAACATTTACAAATGTTGTCAATTTGGATAAACTTTCTGTACCTTTCCAAGAAGCAAGGGCTCCAGAAGTTAATGGCCCTACAGATGGTCTTTCCAAGGTTGATTGTACAGAAACAGTACAGAGCAATCGCGGAGCTAAGAGAAGGAAGTCTGGTTCTGTGAAGAGGTTTAAGCAGGAGACACAAGTGTCTGAACTGGGTGCTACAACAAATGCAACAACCAGAGTCAGTGTTAGATATGGCGGTAGAGTTAATCAATCAGGGGCAGAAAATCTTGATTATGCTGGGGGAAATTCAAGTCGTAGGAATAAGATTGATGAATCTAGAAATGCAGTGCGTATCACCAAGATAATAAAGCCTATAGGGTACTCAACTTCTGTATCAAATGACGTCCAGGATGTTTTAGTCACCTTTAAGGCAATGAG